Proteins from a genomic interval of Deltaproteobacteria bacterium:
- a CDS encoding DUF4136 domain-containing protein produces MASPALPIRSLRHARRLLRTAAAVLALLPACAWNPWIPGERKWNPDIVVDPGALADPLALDTRHVDTLSCYTPLCSKRFRVVVTEAGTLALSLIPELRSSDAQVRIVLEGIEGVLGGAGTGRGPHTDVPALAVSERVGAGVYFVLIEALGGPVPYQLTARLTPGAGPAPPPARRPRPAEEAPATLVAVPEASRSVRAGYDPRATIPARGSFSFPAPAAPGDEHRPGAPVESPLDRVIRRSIADELERRGFHQASGGETAELLVGFSSKDVNRDFYGLFSLYDRYGFGIDTNAWALGSRVATRSVLVLDIVDAQSERLAWHAVVTTGLGPGITPGAHTEAVWRQAVTEALLGFPPN; encoded by the coding sequence ATGGCGAGTCCCGCGCTCCCGATCCGATCGCTCCGCCACGCCCGGCGCCTGCTGCGCACGGCGGCCGCCGTGCTCGCGCTGCTCCCGGCGTGCGCGTGGAACCCCTGGATCCCCGGCGAGCGCAAGTGGAACCCGGACATCGTCGTCGATCCGGGCGCACTCGCCGACCCGCTCGCGCTCGACACGCGCCACGTAGACACTCTGTCGTGCTACACGCCTCTGTGCTCGAAGCGCTTCCGCGTCGTCGTGACGGAGGCCGGCACGCTCGCGCTGAGCCTGATCCCCGAGCTCCGGAGCAGCGACGCGCAGGTGCGGATCGTGCTCGAGGGGATCGAAGGCGTGCTCGGCGGGGCCGGCACCGGCCGCGGCCCGCACACCGACGTGCCCGCCCTGGCCGTGAGCGAGCGCGTCGGCGCCGGCGTCTACTTCGTCCTGATCGAGGCCCTGGGCGGCCCGGTTCCCTACCAGCTCACGGCGCGGCTCACGCCGGGTGCGGGCCCGGCGCCGCCGCCGGCGCGCCGGCCGCGGCCCGCCGAGGAGGCGCCAGCGACGCTCGTCGCCGTGCCGGAGGCCAGCAGGAGCGTCCGCGCCGGCTACGACCCGCGCGCGACGATCCCCGCACGCGGGTCGTTCTCCTTCCCGGCGCCGGCCGCCCCCGGCGACGAGCACCGCCCCGGGGCACCGGTCGAGAGCCCCCTCGACCGCGTGATCCGTCGCTCGATCGCCGACGAGCTCGAGCGCCGCGGCTTCCACCAGGCCTCGGGCGGCGAGACCGCCGAGCTGCTCGTCGGCTTCTCGAGCAAGGACGTCAACCGCGACTTCTACGGCCTCTTCTCGCTCTACGATCGCTACGGCTTCGGGATCGACACGAACGCCTGGGCGCTCGGCAGCCGCGTCGCGACGCGCTCCGTGCTCGTCCTCGACATCGTGGACGCGCAGAGCGAGCGGCTGGCGTGGCATGCGGTGGTCACGACGGGGCTCGGCCCCGGCATCACGCCGGGTGCACACACCGAGGCGGTGTGGCGCCAGGCGGTCACCGAAGCGCTGCTCGGGTTTCCGCCGAACTGA